In a single window of the Paenibacillus sp. MMS20-IR301 genome:
- a CDS encoding ATP-binding protein has translation MLLEFRVDNYKLFRNELVFSMIPAPKQRDLNFSILHDKLGSKTYKGLSSAVIYGSNAAGKTNVISAMEVFKSIILRGHIRNGEGRSNTNPATQLLELIPNLSAERNAPVSFSIKFIEESVAIEYFLSINLGSFMESSAKRKIVLERLCINEKMIFQRKNELIIESIETIEEYLVTGLRGNENSIMKLAQNNMNDEELFLINGFKAMFSSKLTSLITNWFENKLLVFCRADALQAIPIISDKQSIYIDKTINEATKLFGVSSNELAFASSEDDSEAKLYSLLNPRHGEKSAIPSVVFESYGTIRFVNLFPIIIRALLNGSTLVIDEFDASLHPMVLMSIINIFHNDEINKKNAQLIFNTHNPIFLNRNLFRRDEIKFVEREDGEYSSILYSLSDFGTSGKRAVRNSHDYMKNYFVSQYGAIKDIDFSSMFEGMWETGEEKAPL, from the coding sequence ATGCTTCTTGAATTTAGAGTTGACAATTATAAGCTATTTCGGAATGAGTTGGTTTTTTCTATGATACCTGCTCCAAAACAAAGGGATTTAAACTTCAGCATACTACATGATAAGCTTGGTTCTAAGACATACAAAGGTTTAAGCTCAGCAGTTATTTATGGTTCTAATGCTGCTGGAAAGACCAATGTTATTAGTGCAATGGAGGTCTTCAAATCCATCATTCTACGCGGTCATATTAGAAATGGAGAAGGTAGATCTAATACTAATCCTGCTACTCAACTTCTCGAACTTATTCCAAACTTAAGTGCGGAGAGGAATGCTCCTGTGAGTTTCTCAATTAAGTTTATTGAGGAAAGTGTTGCAATTGAATACTTTTTGTCCATTAATTTAGGTTCGTTTATGGAGAGTAGTGCAAAACGAAAAATTGTTCTTGAAAGACTGTGTATTAATGAGAAGATGATTTTTCAGAGAAAAAACGAACTGATTATCGAGTCCATTGAAACTATTGAGGAATATTTAGTTACTGGACTCAGAGGTAATGAGAACAGTATTATGAAACTTGCCCAAAACAATATGAATGATGAAGAATTGTTTTTGATAAATGGTTTCAAGGCTATGTTTAGTTCAAAACTTACTTCACTAATCACTAACTGGTTTGAAAACAAATTGTTAGTATTTTGTAGAGCAGATGCTTTACAAGCAATACCTATAATTTCTGACAAACAGTCGATTTATATTGATAAGACAATTAATGAAGCTACTAAATTATTTGGAGTAAGCTCAAATGAACTAGCCTTTGCTTCATCTGAAGATGATTCGGAAGCAAAACTTTACTCTCTTTTAAATCCCAGACATGGTGAGAAGAGTGCCATTCCTTCAGTGGTATTTGAATCTTATGGAACTATTCGATTTGTAAACCTATTTCCAATCATCATAAGAGCGCTCTTGAACGGTAGCACTTTGGTAATAGATGAGTTTGATGCATCATTACACCCAATGGTTTTAATGAGTATTATTAACATCTTTCATAATGATGAAATTAATAAGAAGAACGCTCAGCTTATCTTTAACACGCATAATCCAATATTTTTGAATCGAAATTTGTTTAGACGTGATGAGATAAAATTTGTTGAACGGGAAGATGGAGAATATTCAAGTATTCTTTATTCATTATCGGATTTTGGAACATCAGGTAAAAGAGCCGTGAGAAACAGTCATGATTACATGAAAAATTACTTTGTGAGTCAGTACGGAGCAATAAAAGATATAGATTTTAGCTCTATGTTTGAAGGAATGTGGGAGACTGGGG